In the Leptotrichia sp. oral taxon 847 genome, one interval contains:
- a CDS encoding YlxR family protein: MPTRMCVCCRRKDEKSSFFRMAQKDKKYIFDKEMKIQARGFYVCKTKECIEKLSKNKRYDIEIEYLVKMLKNIKKSDIIDVLKPMKNSKFFVFGIEDNIDFIKKEK; encoded by the coding sequence ATGCCAACTAGAATGTGTGTCTGCTGTCGAAGAAAAGATGAAAAAAGTTCTTTTTTCAGAATGGCACAAAAAGATAAAAAATATATTTTCGACAAAGAAATGAAGATTCAAGCTCGTGGATTTTATGTGTGCAAGACTAAAGAATGTATTGAAAAATTATCAAAAAATAAAAGATACGACATTGAAATTGAGTATTTGGTAAAGATGCTTAAAAATATAAAAAAAAGTGATATAATTGATGTTTTAAAACCAATGAAAAATTCAAAGTTTTTTGTGTTTGGAATCGAAGATAATATTGATTTTATAAAAAAGGAAAAGTAA
- the infB gene encoding translation initiation factor IF-2 has translation MKKVHELAKEMGYVGTAKFIEDIAKVGVNKKHHMNALTQEEEELIKKSLSKNKKEENPTKSVKELQKKDIAQEKGQNLKENQKKMEMKVNLSNQNIDKNLNKENSKDSKNSPINENKDNRNFKEKDNSKNPSNKNFRKDRSFNRDNKESNKDSKNSVNKENRGNKNFRDRENNKNSDNKNFRKDRSFNRDNRDNRNFGNRENRENKENRNFRDRNNDKNSDNKNFRKDRSFNRDNRDNRNFGNRENRDNRNFRDRDNDRSFDNKDRGFNKDNKDRKFGAKKDIQSDIITPVSEKGKSGGKGKGKFDKKKYEKNRRNREQEKEKELRSDFRRDDKKKKKNKKQEKVVKDEIVRIEGESIGMITIGEEIVIKDLAEKLGINISDIIKKFFMEGKMLTANAILTFEEAEEVALDYDVIVEKEEVKEISYGEKYHLETVDNEKDLVTRAPVITIMGHVDHGKTSLLDALRHTNVIEGEAGGITQKIGAYQVNWKGQKITFIDTPGHEAFTEMRARGANITDISILIVAADDGVKPQTVEAISHAKEAGVPIIVAINKIDKPSADPMKVRTELTEYGLMSPEWGGTTEFVEISAKKKINLEELLETILITAELEELKANPKKRPKAVVVESRLDPKMGAVADVLVQEGTLKIGDIFVAGEAHGRVRSMVDDRGKKVSKALISQPVEITGFNVVPNAGDILYGVESDKHAKKIVEDFIREKKANDQNKKKHISLESLSQELEEQELKELKCIIRADSKGSVEALRESLEKLNNEKVVVNVIQGSAGAVTEGDVKLAEASNAIIIAFGVRPTTPARIIAEKVGVEIRNYNVIYHATEEIEKAMKGMLDPEYKEVYFGRIEVKQVFKVSNVGNIAGAIVVDGKVTKDSKIRVIRDGIIIFDGELGSLKRFKDDVKEVATGQECGIGIQDFNDIKVGDIIESYILEEIPR, from the coding sequence ATGAAAAAAGTACACGAATTGGCAAAAGAAATGGGATATGTCGGAACAGCAAAATTTATTGAGGATATTGCTAAAGTAGGTGTGAATAAAAAACATCATATGAACGCTTTGACTCAGGAAGAAGAAGAACTCATAAAAAAAAGTCTTTCAAAAAATAAAAAAGAAGAAAATCCCACCAAATCAGTAAAAGAACTTCAAAAAAAAGATATTGCACAGGAAAAGGGACAAAATCTTAAAGAAAATCAAAAGAAAATGGAGATGAAAGTTAATTTGAGTAATCAAAATATAGATAAGAATTTGAATAAAGAAAATAGCAAAGATAGTAAAAATTCGCCAATCAATGAAAATAAAGACAATAGAAATTTCAAGGAGAAGGATAACAGCAAAAACCCCAGCAATAAAAATTTTAGAAAAGATAGATCATTTAATAGAGATAATAAAGAGAGCAATAAAGATAGTAAAAATTCAGTAAACAAAGAAAACAGGGGAAATAAAAATTTTAGAGATAGAGAAAATAATAAAAACTCTGATAATAAAAATTTTAGAAAAGATAGATCGTTTAATAGAGATAACCGAGATAATAGAAACTTTGGAAACAGGGAAAATAGAGAAAACAAAGAAAATAGAAATTTTAGGGACAGAAATAACGACAAAAACTCTGATAATAAAAATTTTAGAAAAGACAGATCGTTTAATAGAGATAACCGAGATAACAGAAACTTTGGGAATAGAGAAAATAGAGACAACAGAAATTTTAGGGATAGAGATAATGATAGAAGTTTCGATAATAAAGACAGAGGATTTAATAAAGACAATAAAGATAGAAAATTTGGAGCCAAAAAAGATATTCAATCTGACATCATAACGCCTGTATCTGAAAAAGGTAAAAGCGGCGGAAAAGGTAAAGGGAAATTTGACAAGAAAAAATATGAAAAAAACAGAAGAAACAGGGAACAGGAGAAAGAAAAAGAACTTCGTTCAGATTTTAGAAGAGATGACAAAAAGAAAAAGAAGAACAAAAAACAGGAAAAAGTTGTAAAAGATGAAATCGTAAGAATTGAAGGAGAATCTATAGGAATGATAACAATCGGAGAAGAAATCGTTATCAAAGATCTTGCTGAAAAATTGGGAATAAATATTTCAGACATAATTAAAAAGTTCTTTATGGAAGGTAAAATGCTTACTGCAAATGCAATTTTAACTTTTGAAGAAGCTGAAGAAGTGGCGCTTGACTATGATGTAATCGTGGAAAAAGAAGAAGTCAAAGAAATTAGTTACGGGGAAAAATACCATTTGGAAACAGTGGACAATGAAAAAGATTTAGTAACAAGAGCGCCTGTAATTACTATAATGGGACACGTCGATCACGGAAAAACTTCACTATTAGATGCACTTAGACATACAAATGTAATCGAAGGTGAAGCTGGTGGAATCACTCAAAAAATAGGAGCCTATCAGGTCAACTGGAAAGGTCAGAAAATAACATTTATCGACACTCCTGGACACGAAGCGTTTACTGAAATGAGAGCGCGTGGAGCAAATATCACAGATATTTCCATTTTAATTGTAGCGGCAGACGACGGGGTAAAACCTCAAACTGTAGAAGCTATTTCTCATGCTAAAGAAGCTGGAGTGCCTATAATCGTTGCAATCAATAAAATTGATAAACCAAGCGCTGATCCAATGAAAGTTAGAACTGAGTTGACAGAATATGGACTTATGTCGCCTGAATGGGGTGGAACTACTGAATTCGTAGAAATTTCAGCCAAGAAAAAAATTAATTTGGAAGAATTATTGGAAACAATTTTGATTACGGCTGAACTTGAAGAGTTAAAAGCCAATCCAAAAAAACGTCCAAAAGCTGTTGTTGTAGAATCCAGATTAGATCCAAAAATGGGAGCAGTTGCCGATGTCTTAGTACAAGAGGGGACACTTAAAATAGGAGACATTTTTGTTGCTGGTGAAGCGCACGGAAGAGTTCGTTCAATGGTGGATGACAGAGGTAAAAAAGTTAGTAAAGCTCTAATTTCTCAGCCAGTTGAAATCACGGGATTTAATGTCGTTCCAAATGCAGGAGATATTTTGTACGGTGTAGAAAGCGATAAGCACGCTAAAAAAATTGTAGAAGATTTCATCCGAGAAAAAAAAGCAAACGATCAAAACAAGAAAAAGCATATTTCATTGGAAAGTTTATCTCAGGAATTGGAAGAACAGGAATTAAAAGAGTTAAAATGCATTATAAGAGCGGATTCAAAAGGGTCTGTTGAAGCGTTGAGAGAATCTCTTGAAAAACTGAACAATGAAAAAGTTGTCGTAAATGTAATTCAAGGAAGTGCTGGAGCGGTGACAGAGGGAGATGTAAAACTTGCTGAAGCTTCAAATGCGATAATTATTGCGTTTGGTGTAAGACCAACTACGCCTGCTAGAATCATTGCGGAAAAAGTTGGAGTAGAAATTAGAAATTACAATGTAATTTATCACGCAACCGAAGAAATTGAAAAAGCGATGAAAGGAATGCTTGATCCAGAATATAAAGAAGTGTATTTTGGACGAATTGAAGTTAAACAAGTATTTAAAGTATCAAATGTTGGAAATATTGCAGGAGCTATTGTCGTTGACGGAAAAGTTACGAAAGATTCTAAAATTCGTGTTATTCGTGATGGAATAATCATTTTTGATGGTGAATTAGGTTCGCTTAAAAGATTCAAGGACGATGTAAAAGAAGTTGCAACTGGACAAGAATGTGGAATAGGAATTCAAGATTTTAATGACATCAAGGTTGGGGATATTATTGAATCGTACATTTTGGAAGAAATTCCCAGATAG
- the rbfA gene encoding 30S ribosome-binding factor RbfA: MNERRRQGLEKEISRIVGMTLLTDIENEKIKNLVSIHKVELTKDGRYLDLTFSILDLKNNVNKKKIEEDLNKLKGFFRKKIGSHLSVRFVPEVRIHMDDSVEYGVKISSILNDIKKD, translated from the coding sequence ATGAACGAGAGAAGAAGACAGGGACTTGAAAAAGAGATTTCAAGAATTGTTGGAATGACGCTTTTGACAGATATAGAAAATGAAAAAATAAAAAATCTCGTGTCAATCCATAAAGTTGAATTGACAAAAGACGGCCGTTATCTCGATTTGACTTTTTCTATATTAGATTTGAAAAATAATGTGAACAAGAAGAAAATTGAAGAGGATTTGAACAAGTTAAAAGGTTTTTTTAGAAAAAAAATTGGTTCGCATCTTTCGGTAAGATTTGTTCCAGAAGTAAGAATTCATATGGATGACAGCGTCGAATACGGAGTAAAAATATCGTCAATATTAAACGATATTAAAAAAGATTAA
- the recJ gene encoding single-stranded-DNA-specific exonuclease RecJ, which produces MKWELKKYDIKYLMSKSSEFGESKLITRLLLNRGIDTRKKVEKFLNTSENDLLDPFLFENMEKVVERIKLAKLKKEKVVIYGDYDVDGISGVAYLVIMLRKLGLNVDYYIPNRVHEGFGINKSTLNFLKRRDTKLFITVDISINSRKEIMLLKESGIDIIVTDHHRQTTVCDEMEILTINPKISKSYPNKYLSGSGVAFKVACAVYERFGISKKTLYDYLDIVMIGTVADVVPMVNENRFIIKKGLNNIKKTKIKGLKYIINYLKINPKNITTSDIGFLIAPIFNALGRIDNSKIVVNFFIQEDDFKLISIIEEMKKANKIRRYLENEIYNEIEEKIQKLNRPKYIFLKSRRWHSGVVGVVCSRISIKYNIPVILVSIKNGYGKASCRSIEGINIFDMLKEISTKLDRFGGHDLAAGFLVSEKYLLEVERYLRQKLVSKNREDVEKVLNIDSWLNIKSINKRKLSDINRLAPFGLDNPEPNFIDTEVEFIKISKFGINNRHFKGFAKKNDRVISMIGYNLGHKLKVRNLNERKYRVIYTPIFKTVYSDLYIELRIKDFI; this is translated from the coding sequence ATGAAATGGGAATTAAAAAAATATGATATAAAATATTTAATGTCAAAAAGTTCGGAGTTTGGCGAAAGTAAATTAATTACAAGGCTTTTGCTGAATAGAGGCATTGATACACGAAAAAAAGTTGAAAAATTTTTAAATACAAGCGAAAATGATTTACTAGATCCGTTTTTGTTTGAAAATATGGAAAAAGTTGTAGAAAGAATAAAATTAGCAAAATTAAAAAAAGAAAAAGTTGTAATCTATGGAGATTATGATGTAGATGGAATTTCAGGAGTCGCATATTTGGTCATTATGCTAAGAAAATTGGGATTAAATGTCGACTATTACATTCCTAATCGTGTACACGAAGGTTTTGGAATAAATAAATCCACCTTGAATTTTTTGAAGCGAAGAGATACAAAATTATTTATTACAGTGGACATTTCTATAAATAGTCGCAAAGAAATAATGTTGTTAAAAGAAAGTGGAATTGACATAATTGTAACAGACCATCACAGACAGACAACTGTTTGTGATGAAATGGAAATTTTGACAATCAATCCCAAAATAAGTAAAAGTTATCCAAATAAGTATTTATCTGGTTCGGGAGTTGCATTTAAAGTGGCCTGTGCCGTTTATGAAAGATTTGGGATAAGCAAAAAAACACTTTATGATTATTTGGATATTGTTATGATTGGTACAGTTGCAGATGTAGTTCCAATGGTCAATGAAAATAGATTTATAATAAAAAAAGGATTAAATAATATAAAAAAAACGAAAATAAAAGGTTTAAAGTATATTATTAATTATTTGAAAATAAATCCAAAAAATATTACAACAAGTGATATTGGATTTTTGATTGCACCGATTTTTAATGCGCTTGGAAGAATTGATAATTCTAAAATCGTAGTAAATTTTTTTATTCAGGAAGATGATTTCAAATTAATCTCCATTATCGAAGAAATGAAAAAAGCCAATAAAATAAGACGTTACTTGGAAAATGAAATTTATAATGAAATTGAAGAAAAAATACAAAAGTTAAATCGTCCCAAATATATTTTTTTGAAAAGTAGAAGATGGCATTCTGGCGTCGTGGGAGTTGTGTGTTCACGAATTTCTATAAAATATAATATACCAGTTATTCTGGTCTCAATAAAAAATGGCTATGGAAAGGCGTCTTGCCGGAGTATTGAAGGAATCAATATTTTTGATATGTTAAAAGAGATTTCAACAAAATTGGATCGGTTTGGGGGACACGATTTAGCGGCAGGATTTTTAGTTTCAGAAAAATATCTTCTTGAAGTGGAAAGATATTTGCGGCAGAAATTGGTCAGTAAAAATCGGGAAGATGTGGAAAAAGTTTTAAATATAGATTCTTGGCTTAATATAAAAAGCATTAACAAAAGAAAATTAAGTGATATAAATAGACTTGCTCCATTTGGATTAGATAATCCAGAACCAAATTTTATCGACACCGAAGTTGAGTTTATAAAAATTTCAAAATTTGGAATAAATAATAGACATTTTAAAGGATTTGCCAAAAAAAATGACAGAGTTATTTCTATGATTGGGTATAATTTAGGACATAAATTGAAAGTTAGAAATTTGAATGAAAGAAAATACCGAGTGATTTATACACCAATATTTAAGACAGTATATTCTGACTTGTACATCGAATTAAGAATAAAAGACTTTATTTAA
- the tig gene encoding trigger factor, which produces MAVKKLNETTYEVSVTVEGEKLKHLKDHVLVHFKDAKVDGFRPGHVPANVIEKNFRKEIDGEILNHIISEEYQKAVAENELKPIADIKLEKYEIQSDKVEVVFTIPVLPEFELGQYKGLEVEKENFEVTDEKVNEEIERMRKNASKLKEVPENEEAKNDDVVNINFEGFVDGVAFDGGKAEGYDLTLGSHSFIDTFEEQIIGHKKNDEFDVNVKFPEEYHAENLKGKPALFKVKVNSIKRKEEAELNDDLAKELGFDSLDDMKAKTRENITKREETRVENEFKNKIIEKIVEATNVEAPKALVDREIEFQINRFAQQLQMQGINLNQYFQMTGQTIDKMREDSREMAEKSVKTELVLSEISKVENITVTDEEVDNEFEVMATMYGMDKETMLNEVKKSGNYQRFYDEAKYRLINQKTIDLLVKETKVK; this is translated from the coding sequence ATGGCAGTAAAAAAATTAAATGAAACAACCTATGAAGTATCAGTAACAGTGGAAGGAGAAAAATTAAAACATTTAAAAGATCATGTTTTAGTACATTTTAAAGACGCTAAAGTGGATGGATTCAGACCAGGACATGTACCTGCCAATGTTATTGAAAAAAACTTCAGAAAAGAAATTGACGGAGAAATTTTAAATCATATAATTTCTGAAGAATATCAAAAAGCGGTGGCAGAAAATGAGTTAAAACCAATAGCCGATATAAAATTAGAAAAATATGAAATTCAATCTGATAAAGTGGAAGTTGTATTTACAATACCTGTGTTACCTGAATTTGAATTGGGACAATATAAAGGACTGGAAGTGGAAAAAGAAAATTTTGAAGTTACTGACGAAAAAGTAAACGAAGAAATTGAAAGAATGAGAAAAAATGCTTCTAAATTAAAAGAAGTGCCTGAAAATGAAGAAGCTAAAAACGACGATGTTGTAAATATTAATTTTGAAGGATTTGTTGATGGAGTTGCATTTGACGGTGGAAAAGCCGAAGGATATGACTTGACTTTGGGGTCTCATAGCTTTATTGACACTTTTGAAGAACAAATCATAGGACACAAAAAAAATGACGAATTTGATGTAAATGTTAAATTCCCTGAAGAATATCACGCAGAAAATTTAAAAGGAAAACCTGCTTTATTTAAAGTAAAGGTAAATTCTATTAAAAGAAAAGAAGAAGCTGAGTTAAACGACGATTTGGCAAAAGAACTAGGATTTGACTCATTGGATGATATGAAAGCTAAAACAAGAGAAAATATCACAAAAAGAGAGGAAACAAGAGTAGAAAACGAGTTTAAAAATAAGATTATTGAAAAAATTGTAGAGGCTACAAACGTTGAAGCTCCAAAAGCTTTAGTAGATAGAGAAATCGAATTTCAAATCAATAGATTTGCACAACAATTACAAATGCAAGGAATTAATTTAAATCAATATTTCCAGATGACAGGTCAAACTATTGATAAAATGAGGGAAGACTCAAGAGAAATGGCCGAAAAATCTGTAAAAACTGAATTAGTTCTTTCAGAAATTTCAAAAGTTGAAAATATCACAGTTACCGATGAAGAAGTGGACAACGAATTTGAAGTGATGGCTACAATGTACGGAATGGACAAAGAAACAATGCTAAATGAAGTAAAAAAATCGGGGAATTATCAAAGATTTTATGATGAAGCAAAATACAGATTAATAAACCAAAAAACTATTGATTTATTAGTAAAAGAAACTAAAGTAAAATAG
- the clpP gene encoding ATP-dependent Clp endopeptidase proteolytic subunit ClpP — translation MSVYSPVVIENDGRGERSYDIYSRLLKDRIIFVSGEVEDNMANAIVAQLLFLDAQDKEKDIVMYINSPGGVITAGLAIYDTMRHIKCDVSTVCVGQAASMGALLLAAGTKGKRYSLPNSRIMIHQPLGGARGQATDIQIQAKEIERMKEITSKILSEATNKSVEEIYKDTERDNFMSAEEAVEYGLVDKIL, via the coding sequence ATGTCAGTATATAGTCCGGTAGTCATTGAAAATGATGGTCGTGGGGAAAGAAGCTACGATATTTATTCAAGACTGCTTAAAGATAGAATAATTTTTGTGAGTGGGGAAGTTGAAGACAATATGGCAAATGCAATTGTTGCTCAACTTTTGTTTTTGGATGCACAAGATAAGGAAAAGGATATAGTTATGTATATAAATAGTCCAGGAGGTGTCATTACAGCGGGACTTGCAATCTATGACACAATGCGCCATATAAAATGTGATGTTTCAACAGTTTGTGTGGGACAGGCTGCCAGTATGGGAGCTTTGCTTTTAGCGGCTGGAACGAAAGGAAAAAGATATTCATTACCGAATTCTCGGATAATGATTCATCAACCGCTTGGAGGAGCGAGAGGACAAGCAACAGATATTCAGATTCAAGCAAAAGAAATTGAACGAATGAAAGAAATTACAAGCAAAATTTTGTCCGAAGCAACAAATAAATCAGTTGAAGAAATTTATAAAGACACGGAAAGAGATAATTTTATGTCGGCTGAAGAAGCTGTGGAATATGGATTAGTAGATAAGATATTATAG
- the clpX gene encoding ATP-dependent Clp protease ATP-binding subunit ClpX, with amino-acid sequence MPKDKKKYYCSFCGKEESQVERLIQSQEEDDVFICNECIEESEQLLESFREYDEFENRYKEITLLKPVQIKAKLDEYIIGQERAKKVLSVAVYNHFKRITHKQNKSVDDDVELQKSNVLLVGPTGSGKTLLAQTLAKTLNVPLAIADATTLTEAGYVGDDVENVLLKLIKAADYDIEAAEHGIIYIDEIDKIARKSENMSITRDVSGEGVQQALLKIIEGTVASVPPQGGRKHPNQEMIEINTKDILFIVGGAFEGLESKVKNRINEKRVGFGLETKNVKLDDLTLFENVLPEDLIKFGLIPEIIGRLPVITALHGLDEEAMIRILTEPKNSLTKQYKKYFEMEDVELEFEKDAIVEIARLALKRKIGARGLRSIIENVMTDLMYEIPSEKDVKKVIITKESVTDKTKVRIEKKEK; translated from the coding sequence ATGCCAAAAGATAAGAAAAAATATTACTGTTCTTTTTGTGGAAAAGAAGAGTCCCAAGTTGAAAGACTTATTCAAAGTCAAGAAGAAGACGATGTGTTCATTTGTAACGAATGTATAGAAGAAAGTGAACAGTTACTTGAAAGTTTTAGGGAATATGACGAATTTGAAAATAGATATAAAGAGATAACACTTTTAAAGCCAGTTCAGATAAAAGCAAAACTGGATGAGTATATCATAGGTCAGGAAAGAGCAAAAAAAGTTTTATCTGTCGCAGTTTACAACCATTTTAAAAGAATTACGCATAAACAGAACAAATCGGTTGATGACGATGTGGAACTGCAAAAATCTAATGTTTTATTAGTTGGACCTACAGGAAGTGGAAAAACATTACTTGCACAGACACTTGCTAAAACGTTGAATGTACCTTTGGCGATTGCTGATGCGACAACTCTTACAGAAGCTGGATATGTTGGGGACGATGTGGAAAATGTGCTGCTAAAATTAATTAAAGCTGCGGACTATGACATTGAAGCCGCTGAACACGGGATTATTTATATTGACGAAATAGATAAAATTGCAAGAAAATCGGAAAATATGTCCATCACAAGGGATGTCTCTGGAGAAGGAGTGCAACAGGCATTGCTTAAAATCATCGAAGGGACAGTTGCAAGTGTTCCGCCACAAGGTGGAAGAAAACATCCAAATCAGGAAATGATAGAAATTAACACAAAAGATATTTTATTTATCGTCGGTGGAGCATTTGAAGGATTAGAAAGCAAGGTTAAAAATAGAATTAACGAAAAGAGAGTCGGATTTGGTCTGGAAACTAAAAATGTGAAACTGGATGATTTGACTTTATTCGAAAATGTACTGCCTGAGGATTTGATAAAATTTGGATTAATTCCTGAAATAATAGGAAGACTTCCAGTAATTACAGCGCTTCACGGACTTGATGAAGAAGCTATGATAAGAATACTTACAGAACCTAAAAATTCACTTACAAAACAATATAAAAAATATTTTGAAATGGAAGATGTGGAGCTGGAATTTGAAAAAGATGCAATTGTTGAAATTGCCAGACTTGCACTTAAAAGAAAGATTGGAGCGAGAGGACTTCGTTCAATAATAGAAAACGTTATGACGGATTTAATGTACGAAATACCATCTGAAAAAGATGTAAAAAAGGTTATTATAACAAAAGAATCTGTTACAGACAAAACTAAAGTAAGAATTGAAAAAAAAGAAAAATAA
- the lon gene encoding endopeptidase La: MSNKPYIATRELVIFPETVTPIFIGRQASLKSLDEAINNFDGKLILSMQKDTEMEEPRLPKDVYTTGVLVKIIQSVKMPNGNTKILVESKSKVIINKFEKQDDVIFGEYEKLFLRPISESKSQALRKKVLEKFSEYAKKTQKILPDIVQNINEIEDVEKVFNLICTHLPIKATIKQEILEITDIEKCALKILEVLSVEIEVFDLDMNIESRVKDQMADLQKNYYLREKIKVIKDELGEEIDNEEDAQELDGRIKSSKIPKDLKEKLLKEVSRLKKMPDFSSEASVIRSYVETVLDLPWSKSTKDEIDIEKAKEILDEDHYGLEEVKERILEFLAVKKLNNTLKGSIICLVGPPGVGKTSLAHSVARAMNRKFTRISLGGVRDEAEIRGHRRTYVGAMPGRIVNSLKQVGVNNPVMLFDEIDKMASDFRGDPASAMLEVLDPAQNNNFEDHYIDHVFDLSKVFFICTANDLGGIPGPLRDRMEIIFIESYTEFEKLNIAKKYLIPQTQEENGLKDYKIPFSDASILKIINEYTREAGVRNLRREIGKLFRKMAKEAVLSKSKKLSVTETKIKKYLGNAKFRPDKIRKDEGKVGVVNGLAWTAVGGTTLEVQAVKMEGKGRLQLTGKLGDVMKESAQVAYSYVRYIKDKLGIKENFHEKYDVHLHFPEGAVPKDGPSAGITITTAIISVLTNKEVRQDVAMTGEITITGEVLAVGGIKEKVIGAHRVGIREVVLPFDNKIDTEELPKEISSQMKFYFAKTYDDVKKIVFKDEKKAKKAVTKKVAKKVSEKKENKVI; encoded by the coding sequence ATGTCAAATAAACCATATATAGCAACGAGAGAATTGGTTATATTTCCAGAAACTGTAACACCTATTTTTATTGGTAGGCAGGCTAGCTTAAAAAGTTTAGACGAAGCGATAAACAATTTTGACGGGAAATTAATTCTTTCGATGCAAAAAGATACGGAGATGGAAGAGCCAAGATTACCTAAAGATGTATATACGACAGGTGTTTTAGTAAAAATAATTCAATCTGTAAAAATGCCAAATGGAAATACAAAAATCTTAGTTGAATCAAAATCAAAAGTTATCATAAATAAATTTGAAAAACAGGACGATGTTATTTTTGGAGAATATGAAAAGTTATTTTTACGTCCTATTTCTGAAAGTAAATCACAGGCATTGAGAAAAAAAGTTTTGGAAAAATTTTCAGAATATGCGAAAAAAACGCAGAAAATTTTGCCTGATATCGTGCAAAATATAAATGAAATTGAAGATGTGGAAAAAGTTTTTAATCTGATTTGTACACATTTGCCAATAAAGGCCACTATAAAACAAGAAATTTTAGAAATCACAGACATTGAAAAATGTGCATTAAAAATTTTGGAAGTGTTAAGTGTTGAAATAGAGGTATTCGATCTTGACATGAATATTGAAAGCCGTGTAAAAGATCAGATGGCAGATTTACAAAAAAACTATTATTTGCGTGAAAAAATTAAAGTGATAAAGGATGAGTTGGGCGAAGAAATTGATAACGAAGAAGATGCACAAGAATTGGACGGAAGAATTAAAAGCTCTAAAATTCCGAAAGATTTGAAAGAAAAACTTTTAAAAGAAGTGTCAAGACTTAAAAAAATGCCTGATTTTTCTTCGGAAGCTTCGGTTATAAGAAGTTATGTTGAAACAGTTTTAGATTTACCTTGGAGTAAGTCGACTAAAGATGAAATTGACATTGAAAAAGCGAAAGAAATACTGGATGAGGATCATTACGGTTTAGAAGAAGTCAAAGAAAGAATTTTGGAATTTTTGGCTGTTAAAAAATTAAACAATACACTGAAAGGTTCGATTATTTGTCTTGTGGGACCTCCAGGTGTAGGAAAAACTTCACTTGCACATTCAGTTGCTCGTGCAATGAATAGAAAATTTACGAGAATTTCACTTGGAGGAGTCAGAGATGAAGCTGAAATTCGTGGACATAGAAGAACCTACGTGGGAGCTATGCCAGGAAGAATTGTAAATTCGTTAAAACAGGTTGGGGTAAACAATCCAGTTATGCTATTTGACGAAATTGACAAAATGGCGTCTGACTTTAGAGGAGATCCAGCGTCTGCTATGCTTGAGGTGCTAGATCCTGCACAAAATAACAATTTTGAAGACCACTACATAGATCACGTTTTTGATTTGTCCAAAGTATTTTTTATCTGTACAGCAAATGATTTGGGTGGAATTCCAGGGCCGTTAAGAGACAGAATGGAAATAATTTTTATCGAATCGTATACAGAATTTGAAAAATTAAATATTGCAAAAAAATATTTAATTCCACAAACTCAAGAAGAAAATGGATTAAAAGATTATAAAATTCCATTTTCAGATGCATCAATCCTAAAAATTATAAACGAATATACGAGAGAGGCTGGAGTTAGAAATTTAAGAAGAGAAATAGGAAAATTATTTAGAAAAATGGCCAAAGAAGCAGTGCTTTCAAAGTCTAAAAAGTTGTCAGTTACGGAAACAAAAATTAAGAAATATTTGGGAAATGCCAAATTTAGACCTGACAAAATTAGAAAAGATGAAGGAAAAGTTGGAGTTGTTAATGGACTTGCATGGACAGCTGTCGGAGGAACTACATTAGAAGTTCAGGCTGTTAAAATGGAAGGAAAAGGAAGATTGCAGCTTACTGGAAAATTGGGAGACGTGATGAAAGAATCCGCACAAGTTGCTTATTCTTACGTCAGATATATAAAGGATAAATTAGGAATAAAAGAAAATTTCCATGAAAAGTATGACGTTCATTTACATTTTCCTGAAGGAGCCGTACCAAAAGATGGGCCTTCTGCCGGAATTACAATAACTACAGCGATAATTTCTGTCTTGACAAATAAAGAAGTGAGACAAGATGTGGCAATGACTGGAGAAATCACAATTACAGGAGAAGTTTTAGCGGTTGGTGGAATTAAGGAAAAAGTCATAGGAGCGCACAGAGTTGGAATAAGAGAAGTTGTGCTACCTTTTGACAACAAAATCGATACAGAAGAATTACCAAAGGAAATATCGAGCCAAATGAAGTTTTATTTTGCTAAAACTTACGACGATGTAAAAAAAATAGTTTTTAAAGATGAAAAAAAAGCGAAAAAAGCTGTAACAAAAAAAGTAGCGAAAAAAGTTTCTGAAAAAAAAGAAAATAAAGTAATATAA